From Paenibacillus sp. V4I7, one genomic window encodes:
- a CDS encoding DEAD/DEAH box helicase encodes MRKKSLSDLIQGLKSNENIVNWHEVEPQEAKTRSMPESVDLRIKAALTQRGIEQLYTHQHTAYETVRKGENIVAVTPTASGKTLCYNLPVLQAVAEDDGSRALYLFPTKALAQDQKSELNEIITEMGIDIKSFTYDGDTSPAIRQLVRTVGHIVITNPDMLHAAILPHHTKWVSLFSNLKYIVIDELHTYRGVFGSHVANVIRRLQRICKFYGSNPLFICTSATIANPKELAEQLTGKPMRLIDDNGAPRGRKHFVFYNPPIVNKALNIRKSATVEVNHLAREFLANKVQTIVFARSRVRVEIILSHIQELVKNEIGAKSIRGYRGGYLPSQRREIERGLRNGEILGVVSTNALELGVDIGQLQVCIMSGYPGSVASTWQQAGRAGRRHGEALVLMVASNTPIDQYIVQNPEYFFDRSPESARINPENLIILVDHLRCAAYELPMKKGEEFGPLEIADILEYLVEERVLHQAGDSFFWANQSFPASEVSLRSAAQENVVIIDQSDVANVKIIGEMDRFSAMTLLHDEAIYLHEGVQFQVEKLDWEHKKAYVREVDVEYYTDANLAVKLIVLEVDRTENRRTTSLHYGDVRVNAMPTLFKKIRLTSFENIGYGPINLPEEELHTSATWIELKEVDPTLGTKTLEQLLLGISNVLRHIVPIHVMCDRSDIHVVSQIRAEHTQLPTIFIYDHYPGGIGLAEDVYRRFDDIKAAARNLIRKCLCEDGCPSCIGTEIEGLNAKQKSIELLGVI; translated from the coding sequence ATAAGAAAAAAATCCCTATCGGATTTAATACAAGGATTAAAAAGTAATGAAAATATAGTTAATTGGCATGAAGTTGAACCGCAAGAAGCAAAGACCCGTTCAATGCCTGAAAGCGTAGACCTAAGAATAAAGGCCGCATTAACTCAAAGAGGAATAGAACAGTTATACACTCACCAGCACACAGCTTATGAAACTGTACGTAAAGGTGAAAATATTGTTGCTGTTACCCCAACTGCTTCGGGTAAAACACTTTGTTATAACCTTCCTGTATTACAGGCAGTAGCCGAAGACGACGGAAGCCGCGCGCTTTACTTATTCCCAACGAAAGCCCTGGCGCAAGACCAAAAAAGCGAATTAAACGAAATCATTACGGAAATGGGCATTGATATAAAAAGCTTCACATATGACGGCGATACTTCCCCAGCAATTAGGCAGCTTGTTAGAACTGTAGGGCATATTGTAATTACTAACCCAGATATGTTACATGCTGCAATCCTTCCCCATCATACGAAATGGGTAAGTTTATTTAGTAATCTTAAATACATTGTCATTGATGAACTACATACTTACAGGGGCGTTTTCGGCAGCCATGTAGCAAATGTTATTCGTAGATTACAACGAATCTGCAAATTTTACGGCAGCAACCCTCTTTTCATTTGTACTTCTGCGACAATAGCAAATCCAAAGGAACTAGCAGAACAGCTTACAGGAAAGCCTATGCGGCTAATTGACGATAACGGCGCTCCTAGGGGAAGGAAGCATTTTGTTTTCTATAACCCGCCAATTGTTAATAAGGCGTTAAACATTCGGAAAAGCGCAACAGTAGAAGTAAACCATTTAGCCAGGGAATTCTTAGCAAATAAAGTACAGACTATTGTTTTTGCCCGAAGTCGGGTACGAGTAGAGATAATCTTAAGCCACATACAAGAACTGGTTAAGAATGAAATAGGGGCAAAATCTATAAGGGGTTATAGGGGCGGTTACTTACCAAGTCAGCGGAGGGAAATTGAAAGAGGGTTAAGGAACGGGGAAATTTTAGGCGTAGTAAGCACGAACGCTTTAGAATTGGGAGTAGACATAGGTCAACTGCAAGTCTGCATTATGAGTGGCTACCCTGGAAGTGTAGCAAGTACTTGGCAGCAAGCAGGCAGGGCAGGTAGACGGCATGGGGAAGCCCTGGTCCTAATGGTAGCAAGCAATACACCCATAGACCAGTACATAGTCCAAAATCCTGAATATTTTTTCGACCGTTCCCCGGAATCAGCAAGAATTAACCCGGAAAATTTAATTATTCTTGTTGATCATTTACGCTGCGCTGCTTATGAACTTCCAATGAAAAAGGGGGAAGAATTCGGGCCTTTAGAGATAGCCGACATTTTGGAATACCTGGTAGAAGAAAGGGTACTGCATCAGGCGGGGGATTCTTTTTTCTGGGCGAATCAGTCTTTCCCAGCAAGCGAAGTAAGTCTGCGTTCGGCAGCACAAGAAAATGTAGTCATAATCGACCAGTCGGACGTAGCGAATGTAAAAATTATTGGGGAAATGGACAGATTTAGCGCTATGACCCTGTTACATGACGAAGCTATTTATCTTCATGAAGGGGTACAGTTTCAAGTTGAGAAGCTGGACTGGGAGCATAAGAAGGCCTACGTACGGGAAGTCGATGTAGAATATTACACGGACGCAAACCTAGCGGTAAAGCTTATAGTATTAGAAGTTGACCGGACGGAAAACAGGCGAACCACATCACTTCATTATGGCGATGTTCGAGTAAACGCGATGCCAACACTGTTTAAGAAAATACGCTTAACCAGTTTCGAAAATATCGGATACGGTCCAATTAACCTACCCGAAGAAGAACTGCATACCAGCGCGACCTGGATAGAGTTAAAAGAGGTAGACCCGACATTAGGGACGAAAACGCTGGAACAACTGCTTTTAGGAATTTCGAATGTACTGAGGCATATAGTACCAATTCATGTAATGTGCGACCGAAGCGATATACACGTAGTTTCACAAATAAGGGCCGAGCATACGCAGCTGCCTACGATTTTCATATATGACCATTACCCCGGCGGCATTGGACTTGCCGAAGACGTTTATAGGCGTTTTGACGATATAAAAGCTGCGGCAAGAAATTTAATACGAAAATGTCTCTGTGAAGACGGCTGCCCTTCATGTATTGGTACGGAAATAGAGGGACTTAACGCAAAACAAAAAAGTATAGAATTGTTGGGGGTAATATGA
- a CDS encoding ribonuclease H-like domain-containing protein, with protein MSGLRERLGRLRGPSAAQVAPPTLPAADGEWAQLGAHVETSPAGSFVMRRRVYGADSVHGKYRLRELADVAQQLSCFHDRDAVVRLEELLFFDTETTGLGVGAGNVPFMVGIGFYTGELFTVEQLLIRNPAEEHAMLVYLQELLERFTHIISYNGRTFDWPILKNRYVLNRLQLDDTKLLQLDLLYPSRSLWRNTLPSCRLSKVEESRLGFERVDDVPGSMAPALYFQYLAEKNPSILEGVFVHNEHDIVTLAALAIHFGKLLSEKIEIEPEIELEELFRTGLWLDKMGRSTIAETYFEELFARLMNDLESSNPADKESAILLLAAFYKKNGEHLRAVELWKRWILIKNVSIALHLEPYLELAMYYEHREKNFAQAIFYAEEAWAKLWRRRSLHRGDKRQNEVEEALEKRIHRLKGKLRKAESHPFEMKSLAVKGKNTSKEITKTRKIKPIYVSEGLI; from the coding sequence ATGAGCGGGCTCCGCGAGAGGCTGGGCCGCCTGCGGGGACCTTCGGCGGCTCAGGTTGCACCGCCGACCCTGCCTGCGGCAGACGGCGAGTGGGCGCAGCTCGGCGCCCATGTAGAAACGAGCCCGGCCGGCTCGTTCGTCATGCGGCGCCGTGTGTACGGCGCGGACAGCGTGCACGGCAAGTATCGGCTGCGTGAGCTGGCCGATGTTGCGCAGCAGCTGTCCTGCTTTCACGACCGTGACGCCGTCGTCCGGCTCGAAGAGCTGCTCTTCTTCGACACCGAAACGACCGGACTCGGCGTCGGTGCAGGTAACGTGCCGTTCATGGTCGGCATCGGCTTTTATACCGGTGAGTTGTTCACGGTAGAACAGCTCTTGATTCGCAACCCAGCGGAAGAGCATGCTATGCTTGTTTATTTGCAAGAACTGCTCGAGCGCTTCACGCATATTATTTCCTACAATGGCCGAACATTCGATTGGCCTATTCTAAAAAATCGTTATGTTCTTAATCGACTCCAATTGGACGATACGAAGCTGCTTCAGCTTGATCTTCTTTACCCCTCGAGAAGCCTGTGGCGAAACACGCTGCCATCTTGTCGTCTCAGTAAAGTTGAAGAGAGCCGCCTCGGTTTTGAACGTGTAGATGATGTGCCGGGATCCATGGCACCCGCTTTATATTTTCAATATCTGGCCGAGAAAAATCCATCTATACTCGAAGGTGTTTTCGTTCATAATGAGCACGATATCGTTACTTTAGCAGCACTTGCCATACATTTCGGCAAACTGCTGAGTGAAAAAATCGAAATCGAACCCGAAATCGAACTAGAAGAACTGTTTCGAACAGGACTGTGGCTAGACAAAATGGGTCGTTCTACAATAGCAGAGACATATTTCGAAGAATTGTTTGCTAGGTTAATGAATGATCTGGAATCATCTAATCCTGCTGATAAAGAATCAGCCATTCTTCTGTTAGCAGCTTTTTATAAGAAAAATGGTGAGCATCTTCGCGCAGTTGAACTATGGAAACGATGGATTCTCATCAAAAACGTGAGCATTGCGCTTCATTTGGAGCCTTATTTGGAGCTAGCGATGTATTACGAGCATCGAGAGAAGAACTTTGCTCAGGCGATATTTTACGCTGAGGAGGCTTGGGCGAAGCTCTGGCGCCGCCGTTCACTTCACCGTGGAGATAAACGTCAAAACGAAGTCGAGGAAGCACTGGAGAAACGTATCCATCGATTGAAAGGTAAGTTGAGGAAAGCTGAAAGTCATCCGTTTGAGATGAAATCACTTGCTGTGAAGGGTAAGAACACATCGAAAGAGATAACCAAGACACGCAAAATAAAGCCGATTTACGTTAGTGAAGGCCTAATTTAA
- a CDS encoding Fpg/Nei family DNA glycosylase, translated as MPELPEMETYRQQLTRLIQGAPITGAEVTRPKSLNVEPDSFIRKLTGNRIVRIDRRAKHLLFHLVSGEVLLLHLMLGGWMFYGTEDEKPDRTTQVVIHFGTKHLYFIGLRLGYLHMHTRPEVDLLLGKLGPEPLDSSFTFPQFQQVLKSKKSNLKLSFVDQSFLSGIGNCYSDEICFYAGILPLRKLSSLTEEEQNRLFQAMRSVLLEAIQFGGYIDEPLFVGDRLTGQFDAKCRVYDREGEPCLRCGHPLIKTEVSSRKCFYCANCQA; from the coding sequence ATGCCCGAACTTCCAGAGATGGAAACGTATCGTCAGCAGTTGACGCGATTGATCCAAGGCGCGCCAATCACTGGGGCGGAAGTTACGCGTCCGAAATCATTGAATGTGGAGCCGGATAGTTTCATTCGGAAGCTAACTGGAAACCGTATTGTACGGATAGATCGCAGAGCTAAACATTTGCTGTTTCACTTGGTATCAGGTGAAGTTTTGTTATTGCATTTAATGCTTGGTGGTTGGATGTTCTATGGAACGGAGGATGAGAAGCCGGACCGGACAACGCAAGTTGTGATCCATTTTGGCACGAAGCACTTATATTTCATTGGATTGCGGTTAGGATATTTGCACATGCATACACGGCCTGAGGTTGATCTGCTTTTAGGCAAGCTTGGGCCTGAGCCACTGGATTCCAGCTTTACTTTTCCACAGTTCCAGCAGGTGTTGAAAAGTAAGAAAAGCAACTTGAAATTATCCTTTGTTGACCAATCGTTTCTCTCAGGGATCGGGAACTGCTATTCCGATGAGATATGCTTTTATGCGGGTATTCTCCCACTTCGTAAACTGTCCTCACTGACAGAAGAAGAGCAAAATCGCTTATTTCAGGCCATGCGCTCGGTTCTTCTCGAAGCTATTCAATTCGGGGGATATATAGACGAGCCTCTGTTTGTTGGGGACCGTTTGACAGGGCAATTTGATGCTAAGTGTCGCGTATATGATCGAGAAGGGGAGCCTTGTTTGCGCTGCGGACATCCACTAATAAAGACAGAAGTTTCGAGCCGCAAATGCTTCTACTGTGCTAATTGTCAAGCGTGA
- a CDS encoding deoxyribonuclease IV — protein sequence MFIGAHVSTRGGYLGAAKTALSIGANAFQYFPMNPRSLSTKLVNQRDTSACAQFCQEHGMLSIGHAPYPLNPAADEAEREHMIKLLRNGLEITDACGSVGLVVHFGKYIGKDPLQGYKNIIQCLNSAAQGYEGSSLILLENQAGEGAQLGLTMEEMVQVRKLSGVPEKIGFCLDTCHAFASGLWQGHNWLELETKGKQLDYFPHLKAVHLNDSVHPYGSRRDRHANIGAGYIGRENFQQMLGSSYLKQIPIVLETGSGSDGTHAQEIALVKSLVY from the coding sequence ATGTTTATTGGCGCTCATGTTAGTACGCGTGGCGGCTATTTAGGTGCGGCCAAAACCGCTCTGTCTATAGGGGCAAATGCATTTCAATACTTTCCCATGAACCCGCGCAGTCTTTCTACCAAATTAGTTAATCAAAGAGATACAAGCGCATGCGCGCAATTTTGCCAAGAACACGGCATGTTGTCGATTGGGCACGCTCCGTATCCCTTGAACCCAGCGGCTGATGAGGCTGAACGCGAACATATGATAAAGCTTTTGAGGAATGGTTTGGAAATTACGGATGCCTGCGGTTCGGTAGGATTAGTGGTGCACTTTGGAAAATATATTGGAAAAGACCCGTTACAAGGTTATAAAAATATAATACAATGTTTGAATAGCGCTGCTCAGGGATATGAGGGTTCTTCATTGATTTTGCTTGAGAATCAAGCTGGGGAAGGTGCTCAGCTTGGGCTAACCATGGAAGAAATGGTTCAAGTGCGCAAACTTAGCGGAGTTCCAGAAAAGATTGGATTTTGCTTGGATACGTGTCATGCATTTGCAAGTGGTTTATGGCAAGGGCATAATTGGTTAGAGCTTGAGACCAAGGGGAAACAGCTTGACTATTTTCCGCATCTGAAGGCTGTTCATTTGAATGACTCTGTCCATCCTTATGGTTCCCGCCGAGACCGCCATGCAAATATTGGGGCTGGCTATATTGGCCGTGAGAATTTTCAGCAAATGCTAGGCTCTTCCTATTTGAAACAAATTCCCATCGTTCTTGAAACAGGTTCAGGAAGTGACGGTACACATGCTCAGGAAATTGCACTGGTGAAATCTTTGGTATACTAG
- a CDS encoding cyclic-phosphate processing receiver domain-containing protein codes for MIHVYLDDLRPCPQGFTLAKDVKECILLLQEFDVDILSLDHDLGWSTMETGMDVVIWLTQQRKFPKTIYIHTSSPSACTAMYQMLYTAKPEGMSLYPHRIPDDLLMQIAQGTYTSEP; via the coding sequence ATGATTCATGTATACTTAGATGACTTGCGACCTTGTCCCCAAGGATTTACTTTAGCCAAAGATGTCAAAGAATGCATTTTACTGCTCCAGGAGTTTGATGTTGATATTTTATCGTTAGATCATGATTTGGGTTGGTCTACGATGGAGACTGGCATGGACGTCGTCATTTGGTTAACGCAACAGCGCAAATTTCCCAAAACAATTTATATTCATACTTCCAGTCCCTCGGCTTGTACGGCAATGTATCAAATGCTTTACACGGCCAAACCCGAAGGGATGAGTCTATACCCTCACCGAATTCCTGACGATTTGCTCATGCAGATTGCACAAGGTACATATACGAGTGAGCCGTAG
- a CDS encoding ABC transporter ATP-binding protein: MIHLSGIHFIRGERHILQDVNVHIQPGEHWVLLGRNGSGKTTLLEMMNGYEFPSRGTVDVLGNRYGQCDVREVRKKIGYISQSLFEKLNLNDPVLEVVATGEYAYLRFYQEIPQEVKDRALVMLERVRIPHLAHQPLGSLSQGERKKVMLARSLMMKPSILIMDEPAAGLDLYERERFLTDVNDLSKQNITVVYVTHHIEEIIPLFTHVAIIEQGEIIAAGRKEEVLTPENIHRAFGIDITLEWFQERPWLKVIESR, encoded by the coding sequence ATGATCCATTTATCCGGTATTCATTTTATTAGAGGAGAACGTCATATTTTACAGGATGTGAATGTACACATTCAGCCAGGTGAACACTGGGTATTGTTAGGCCGTAATGGTTCAGGTAAGACAACATTGCTTGAAATGATGAATGGATACGAGTTCCCAAGTCGGGGAACGGTAGACGTGCTGGGTAACCGGTATGGTCAATGTGATGTGAGGGAAGTTCGCAAGAAAATCGGCTATATTTCACAGTCTTTGTTCGAAAAATTGAACCTAAATGACCCCGTTCTCGAAGTTGTCGCTACGGGTGAATATGCCTACCTACGGTTTTATCAGGAAATACCGCAAGAGGTGAAAGATCGTGCTCTAGTCATGTTGGAGCGTGTCCGCATTCCTCATTTAGCTCATCAGCCTTTAGGAAGTCTTTCGCAAGGAGAACGTAAAAAAGTCATGCTTGCCAGATCGCTCATGATGAAGCCTTCCATTCTCATTATGGACGAACCAGCGGCTGGATTAGATTTATACGAGAGAGAACGTTTTCTTACAGATGTCAACGACCTCAGCAAGCAAAACATTACGGTCGTCTACGTGACGCATCATATCGAAGAAATAATCCCTTTATTTACGCATGTTGCTATTATTGAACAAGGTGAAATCATTGCGGCGGGGCGCAAAGAAGAAGTACTGACTCCAGAAAATATTCATCGAGCCTTTGGAATCGATATCACGTTGGAGTGGTTCCAAGAACGACCATGGCTTAAGGTTATTGAATCAAGATAG